The following coding sequences are from one Leptolyngbya sp. NIES-3755 window:
- a CDS encoding PBS lyase HEAT-like repeat domain protein (similar to AA sequence:cyanobase_aa:LBDG_26030) codes for MSLSIDQIAQQLESESSRDRMIALANLREVPAEDAVPLIKKVLNDESLQIRSMAVFALGIKQTDECFPILLNILETEKDYGIRADAAGALGYLEDLRAFEPLVRAFYEDTDWLVRFSAAVSLGNLKDPRAKEVLLQALNSEEIVVQQAAIAALGEIKAIDSVEAILRFAQSEDWLVRQRLAEALGNLPSEKSISALRYLEKDSNSNVAEAARIALERLNGTSI; via the coding sequence ATGAGTCTCAGCATCGATCAAATTGCCCAACAACTAGAAAGCGAGAGTAGCCGCGATCGCATGATTGCCTTAGCGAATTTGCGGGAGGTTCCGGCTGAAGATGCTGTGCCACTAATCAAAAAGGTGCTAAACGACGAAAGTTTGCAGATCCGATCGATGGCGGTGTTCGCGCTGGGGATCAAGCAAACCGACGAATGTTTTCCGATTTTGCTCAACATTCTCGAAACTGAGAAAGATTATGGGATTCGAGCCGATGCCGCAGGTGCATTAGGCTATCTCGAAGATTTGAGAGCATTTGAGCCGCTAGTTCGCGCATTTTATGAAGATACAGATTGGCTAGTGCGCTTTAGTGCGGCTGTCTCGTTAGGAAATTTGAAAGATCCGAGAGCCAAAGAAGTCCTGTTGCAAGCTTTGAACAGTGAAGAAATTGTCGTTCAGCAAGCCGCGATCGCAGCATTGGGAGAAATCAAAGCGATCGATAGCGTCGAGGCGATTCTACGGTTTGCTCAATCGGAAGACTGGTTAGTTCGACAACGATTGGCAGAAGCTTTAGGCAATCTTCCCAGCGAAAAAAGTATTTCAGCCTTGCGCTACTTGGAAAAAGACAGTAATTCCAACGTGGCAGAAGCGGCACGGATCGCACTGGAGCGATTAAACGGAACTTCAATTTGA
- a CDS encoding hypothetical protein (similar to AA sequence:cyanobase_aa:LBDG_09640), with amino-acid sequence MSNNPDLSSPESAQPGRGAAGNDHWAVQTAQPTDVNAPDERIPSGVNVEENIHNLEAAVEAESDTDLKTTDGYVITESGQINNFAVEPPMYYEDNDGNRVDLPS; translated from the coding sequence ATGTCAAACAATCCAGATCTCTCATCTCCAGAATCAGCACAACCCGGAAGAGGTGCAGCAGGGAACGATCATTGGGCAGTCCAAACCGCACAGCCAACTGATGTGAATGCTCCGGATGAACGCATTCCTTCTGGTGTCAACGTTGAAGAAAACATTCACAACCTAGAAGCCGCAGTCGAAGCAGAATCAGATACCGATTTGAAGACAACAGACGGATATGTGATCACCGAATCAGGTCAGATTAATAACTTTGCTGTTGAGCCTCCGATGTACTACGAAGATAACGATGGCAATCGGGTAGATTTACCGAGTTAG